Proteins found in one Populus alba chromosome 14, ASM523922v2, whole genome shotgun sequence genomic segment:
- the LOC118046048 gene encoding uncharacterized protein, with the protein MKLQNKVLEQMASPLCFLKIFSPVLPLMFALAPVLILAGFLGYGLILSIFLTSTALILSSLILTFSKQKQTQVQKSVTDEIVMPDQASTSPYIEDVISKPLVLEKEFITEEEEEEEEEGRGQVDEYLVRSSQVITSESDCLGRSSTSEDSEVEWLFQDKMFQSRDCSDGSISDEDSLIEISLPGGHYICDHEEDEVHYNLQNKLPDFAQGSFFKQHGLMELLAELNEMNEEENLIEIDISMGSIKCPRFEIEA; encoded by the coding sequence ATGAAGTTGCAAAACAAAGTCTTGGAACAAATGGCTTCTCCTTTgtgtttcttgaaaatattctcaCCAGTACTACCATTGATGTTTGCTCTTGCTCCGGTATTGATTCTTGCTGGTTTTCTTGGATATGGGCTGATCTTGTCAATCTTTCTCACATCAACAGCGTTAATTTTATCTAGTCTTATCTTGACTTTctcaaagcaaaaacaaacacaagtgCAGAAATCAGTGACAGATGAGATTGTCATGCCAGATCAGGCAAGCACCTCACCTTACATAGAAGATGTTATATCCAAACCACTTGTGCTCGAAAAGGAATTCatcacagaagaagaagaagaagaagaagaagaaggtagaGGTCAGGTTGATGAGTATTTGGTTAGATCATCTCAAGTTATAACATCAGAAAGTGACTGCCTTGGTCGCTCATCAACTAGTGAGGACTCAGAAGTGGAATGGCTGTTCCAAGACAAAATGTTTCAGAGCCGAGATTGCTCTGATGGATCTATTTCTGACGAGGATAGCCTCATTGAAATCTCCCTTCCAGGTGGACATTACATTTGTGATCATGAGGAAGACGAGGTCCACTATAATCTGCAGAACAAATTGCCAGATTTTGCACAAGGATCATTTTTCAAACAGCATGGTCTAATGGAGCTTCTGGCAGAATTAAATGAGATGAACGAGGAAGAAAATTTGATTGAGATAGACATATCAATGGGCTCCATCAAGTGTCCAAGGTTTGAGATTGAAGCGTAA